A window from Phalacrocorax aristotelis chromosome 5, bGulAri2.1, whole genome shotgun sequence encodes these proteins:
- the AGPS gene encoding alkyldihydroxyacetonephosphate synthase, peroxisomal has translation MAAAEAAGSGGGGSPSSARRRLRIISGHLRGSPRAPEREALSPSPCKAQGDSAGPASGSIPKKRQELLKWNGWGYNDTKFIFNKKGQVEFTGKRYRLGGMVLPTFKEWIEKTFGASLEHKTTSRASLNVNDVPPSIVNEEFLQDLRATKISYSQDAEDRVFRAHGHCLHEIFVLREGMFKRVPDIVVWPVCHDDVVKIVELACKHNLCIIPFGGGTSVSSALECPEEEKRTIVSLDTSQMNRILWIDEKNLTACVEAGIVGQDLEKQLAESGFCTGHEPDSMEFSSLGGWVATRASGMKKNIYGNIEDLVIHIKMVTPRGIVEKNCQVPRMSTGPDIHHFIMGSEGTLGVVTEVTIKIRPVPEYQKYGSVVFPNFERGVACLREVAKQRCAPASIRLVDNAQFQFGHALKPQVASIFTSFLDGLKKFYITKFKGFDPNILCVATLLFEGDREKVLQHEKQVYDIATKFGGLAAGEDNGQRGYMLTFVIAYIRDLGLDYYVIGESFETSVPWDRVLDLCRNVKERIVRECKERGVQFAPLSTCRVTQTYDAGACVYFYFAFNYRGISDPVHVYEQIETAAREEILANGGSLSHHHGVGKLRKRWMKESISDVGLGMLRSVKEYVDPNNIFGNKNLL, from the exons GCAAGAACTTCTGAAGTGGAATGGATGGGGATATAATGACACCAAATTCATCTTCAATAAGAAAGGTCAAGTAGAATTCACAGGAAAAAG GTACAGATTAGGTGGTATGGTATTACCAACTTTTAAGGAATGGATAGAAAAAACCTTTGGAGCAAGTCTGGAGCACAAAACTACCTCTAGA GCATCCTTAAATGTCAATGATGTACCTCCATCCATTGtaaatgaagaatttcttcaggATCTTAGAGCCACTAAAATCTCATATTCGCAGGATGCAGAAGATAGGGTATTCAGAGCTCATG gtCACTGCCTACATGAGATATTTGTACTCAGGGAAGGAATGTTTAAGCGAGTTCCTGATATAGTTGTATGGCCTG ttTGCCATGATGACGTAGTTAAGATTGTGGAATTAGCCTGCAAACACAACCTCTGCATAATACCATTTGGTG GAGGGACGAGTGTGTCTAGTGCCCTTGAAtgtcctgaagaagaaaaaagaacaattgTCTCACTGGATACATCACAAATG AATCGGATTCTCTGGATAGATGAGAAAAACTTAACAGCATGTGTGGAAGCCGGCATTGTCGGGCAAGATCTggaaaaacag cTTGCTGAAAGCGGCTTCTGTACAGGCCATGAACCAGATTCCATGGAGTTCAGTTCACTAGGAGGATGGGTAGCAACACGAGCATCAGGCATGAAAAAAAACATCTATGGAAACATTGAAGATCTG GTGATTCATATAAAAATGGTAACTCCTAGAGGAATAGTAGAAAAAAACTGTCAAGTACCTCGCATGTCAACGGGACCTGATATCCATCACTTCATTATGGGATCTGAAG GAACTCTTGGAGTGGTTACTGAAGTTACGATAAAGATTCGCCCAGTCCCTGAATACCAGAAGTATGGCTCTGTAGTCTTCCCCAACTTTGAACGAGGGGTGGCCTGCTTAAGGGAAGTGGCAAAGCAG AGATGTGCTCCTGCATCAATTCGCCTTGTCGACAATGCTCAGTTTCAGTTTG GTCATGCTCTTAAACCACAAGTTGCTTCCATTTTTACGTCTTTTCTGGATGGACTGAAAAAATTCTACATCACAAAG TTTAAAGGATTTGATCCCAACATACTGTGTGTAGCTACCTTGCtctttgagggtgacagagaGAAGGTTCTTCAGCATGAAAAGCAAGTCTATGATATTGCCACCAAGTTTGG TGGCTTGGCAGCAGGAGAAGATAATGGACAGAGAGGATATATGCTGACATTTGTCATTGCTTACATTCGG GACCTGGGCCTGGATTACTATGTAATAGGAGAATCATTTGAGACATCTGTTCCTTGGGATAG GGTTTTGGACCTTTGTAGGAATGTAAAGGAAAGGATAGTAAGAGAGTGCAAAGAAAGGGGTGTTCAGTTTGCTCCTCTTTCCACCTGCAG GGTGACGCAGACGTATGATGCAGGTGCATGTGTCTACTTCTACTTTGCCTTTAACTACAGAGGAATTAGTGATCCTGTTCACGTCTATGAACAAATTGAG ACGGCTGCTAGAGAAGAAATACTTGCCAATGGAGGAAGTCTGTCACATCACCATGGAG tagGCAAATTGCGGAAGCGCTGGATGAAGGAGAGCATCTCTGATGTTGGCCTGGGAATGCTGAGATCTGTTAAAGAATATGTGGACCCCAATAATatctttggaaacaaaaatcttttataA